In Methanocella sp., the following proteins share a genomic window:
- the engB gene encoding GTP-binding protein EngB, translating into MPLEEYTAFERVEAKYEVVFIGRSNVGKSTLMRELIGLKVRVGRRPGVTLRPNYYSFGDLLVTDMPGYGYMKNVDYKKQHRIRDLIVRYFEDNAPRIITAVQVVDAKSFTEVVDRWDGRGEVPIDLELFQFLRDLNIPVIVAVNKMDNIYDREKNMVLDDIALRLGFSPPWSGWMDRLAPISAKKGDVEHLRRLLKDKLRAVGRQDLAGCFS; encoded by the coding sequence ATGCCCCTGGAAGAGTATACGGCGTTCGAGCGCGTCGAGGCGAAGTACGAGGTCGTCTTCATCGGCCGCTCCAACGTAGGCAAGTCGACGCTGATGCGGGAGCTGATCGGCCTTAAAGTGCGCGTCGGCAGGCGGCCCGGCGTCACGCTCCGCCCGAACTACTACAGCTTTGGCGATCTTTTAGTGACGGACATGCCCGGCTACGGGTACATGAAGAACGTGGACTATAAAAAACAGCACAGGATAAGAGACCTCATCGTCAGGTACTTCGAGGACAACGCGCCGAGAATAATTACCGCCGTCCAGGTCGTGGACGCCAAATCGTTCACCGAGGTCGTGGACCGGTGGGACGGCCGGGGCGAGGTGCCCATCGACCTCGAGCTCTTCCAGTTTTTAAGAGACCTGAACATCCCGGTCATCGTGGCCGTCAACAAGATGGACAACATCTACGACCGGGAAAAAAACATGGTGCTGGACGACATCGCCCTGCGCCTCGGGTTCAGCCCGCCATGGAGCGGCTGGATGGACCGACTCGCCCCCATATCGGCGAAAAAGGGGGACGTGGAGCACCTGCGCCGGCTCCTGAAGGATAAGCTGCGGGCCGTCGGGCGCCAGGACCTGGCGGGCTGCTTCTCGTAG
- a CDS encoding preprotein translocase subunit Sec61beta has protein sequence MARKDTSGLMSSAGIMRYFEAEESAIKLDPLFVIVSAIIFGAIVLGLNLYFGRIW, from the coding sequence ATGGCGAGAAAAGACACGAGCGGACTGATGTCGTCGGCCGGTATCATGCGCTATTTCGAGGCCGAGGAATCCGCGATCAAGTTAGACCCCCTGTTCGTCATCGTCTCGGCGATCATCTTCGGCGCCATCGTCTTGGGGCTAAACCTTTACTTCGGCAGGATCTGGTAA
- a CDS encoding amidohydrolase family protein has translation MSGEYVVSGTLIYGEELEAREGYVAIAGSKISEVGFERCDSDIRGIVCPAFVNSHTHLGDSIVKDPPFMPLVELVAPPGGLKHRILSAAGAGAIAGGMRSSLEVMRRTGTCHCIDFREGGAEGARLLREVAGPRATILGRPAPGDSVEAVLAAADGIGISSTRDLPPGAAEDIAEKTKKAGKIIGIHAGELNRDDIDTAMDIMPDFLVHMAQAVASDIRRAADRGIPVVACPRSNAMTGVGLPPLKKMHDAGVTLALGTDNVMLDSPDMFREMEWTDKLLVHDDASVLRMATLNGARLAGLKKGAILPGMDADLIVFDAKSDTFKSSQNLISTVVRRAGPGDIGYFIHEGKVCRNSSRKF, from the coding sequence ATGTCCGGGGAATACGTCGTATCGGGGACGCTCATCTATGGAGAGGAGCTCGAGGCACGGGAGGGCTACGTGGCCATCGCGGGCTCTAAGATCAGTGAAGTCGGCTTCGAGCGGTGCGACTCCGATATCCGGGGCATCGTCTGCCCCGCCTTCGTGAACTCCCATACGCATCTGGGCGACTCCATCGTGAAGGACCCGCCTTTCATGCCGCTCGTGGAGCTCGTGGCCCCGCCCGGCGGCCTCAAGCACCGGATACTGAGCGCCGCCGGGGCCGGCGCCATCGCGGGCGGCATGCGCTCCTCGCTCGAGGTCATGCGGCGGACGGGCACCTGCCACTGCATCGACTTCCGGGAGGGCGGCGCCGAAGGCGCCCGGCTCCTGCGGGAAGTGGCCGGCCCGAGGGCCACGATACTGGGGCGCCCGGCCCCGGGAGATTCCGTCGAGGCCGTCCTCGCCGCGGCCGACGGCATAGGCATCAGCAGCACGAGGGACCTCCCCCCGGGCGCCGCTGAGGATATCGCCGAAAAGACGAAAAAAGCCGGCAAAATAATCGGTATCCACGCGGGCGAGTTAAATAGAGACGATATAGATACTGCGATGGATATCATGCCTGACTTCTTAGTGCATATGGCGCAGGCCGTTGCTTCCGATATCCGCCGGGCCGCCGACCGGGGCATACCCGTGGTGGCGTGCCCGCGGTCGAACGCCATGACGGGCGTGGGGCTCCCGCCGCTGAAAAAGATGCATGACGCCGGAGTCACGCTGGCCCTGGGGACGGACAACGTCATGCTGGACTCGCCGGACATGTTCCGGGAGATGGAGTGGACGGACAAGCTCCTCGTTCACGACGATGCCTCCGTGCTGCGGATGGCGACGCTGAACGGGGCGAGGCTGGCCGGGCTCAAAAAGGGGGCGATATTGCCCGGCATGGACGCCGACCTCATCGTCTTCGACGCGAAGTCCGATACATTTAAATCTTCGCAGAATCTCATAAGCACCGTAGTCAGGCGCGCAGGGCCTGGCGACATTGGCTATTTTATTCACGAGGGTAAAGTATGTCGGAACTCTTCAAGAAAATTCTGA
- a CDS encoding universal stress protein translates to MSELFKKILIATDGSKRTQNAVDMGLKIAKDRGSKVYAVYVVDTVTFTSIPMDVTWENMYQLLKDEGEDAVRAVKDAAPEGVEVETRVLEGNPAAEITKFANDSGVELIVMGTLGKSGIDRILLGSTAEKVIRIASCPVLVIKSDKK, encoded by the coding sequence ATGTCGGAACTCTTCAAGAAAATTCTGATCGCGACCGACGGCTCGAAGCGGACGCAGAACGCCGTGGACATGGGCCTTAAGATCGCGAAGGACCGGGGCTCGAAAGTGTACGCGGTGTACGTAGTCGACACCGTGACCTTCACCTCCATTCCCATGGACGTCACATGGGAGAACATGTACCAGCTCCTTAAGGACGAGGGCGAGGACGCGGTCCGGGCCGTAAAAGACGCGGCCCCGGAGGGGGTCGAAGTGGAGACTCGCGTGCTCGAGGGAAACCCCGCCGCCGAGATAACGAAGTTCGCCAACGACAGCGGAGTAGAGCTCATCGTCATGGGCACGCTGGGAAAAAGCGGCATAGACAGGATCCTTTTAGGCAGCACGGCCGAGAAGGTCATCCGCATCGCCAGCTGTCCCGTGCTCGTGATCAAGAGCGACAAGAAGTGA
- a CDS encoding CBS domain-containing protein yields the protein MKQIVTVDDIMIKSVKSIEIPGSRDEVLDLMQKERISAVPVVRDGTLLGIVTRIDLLKHPTEEQIALLMTRDPVTITPDAPISEAARILIMTGLRRLPVVVKNKLVGIVTVADIVGAIGQMDITSPIKTYVKNGIVAVWEDTPVSVVSEIIRLSKHDALPVLNSKSELTGIITITDLINMSRIEDSVERSDMSSASDEDKWTWESMRDTMSLYYGVSRIKLPDIPVKNVMVKDVITAFHKTPVSDCAKKMRRNRIEQVPVITADNKLDGLLLDRDLLTVLVHQEE from the coding sequence ATGAAGCAAATTGTGACCGTCGACGACATCATGATCAAAAGTGTCAAGAGCATCGAGATTCCCGGCTCCCGGGACGAGGTGCTCGATCTCATGCAGAAGGAGCGTATCTCCGCCGTGCCCGTCGTGAGGGATGGTACCCTTCTCGGCATCGTCACCCGCATCGACCTGCTGAAGCATCCGACCGAAGAGCAGATCGCGCTGTTGATGACCAGAGACCCCGTGACCATAACCCCGGACGCGCCCATATCCGAGGCCGCCCGCATCCTCATAATGACCGGCCTCCGCAGGCTGCCCGTCGTGGTGAAGAATAAGCTGGTAGGCATCGTGACCGTGGCCGACATCGTGGGCGCCATCGGCCAGATGGACATCACTTCGCCGATCAAGACATACGTAAAGAATGGCATCGTCGCGGTCTGGGAGGACACCCCCGTCAGCGTGGTCAGCGAAATAATAAGGCTCTCCAAGCACGACGCGCTGCCCGTGCTCAACAGCAAGAGCGAGCTTACGGGCATAATCACCATCACCGACCTGATCAACATGAGCCGCATCGAGGACTCCGTGGAGAGGTCCGACATGTCCTCCGCCAGCGACGAGGACAAGTGGACCTGGGAGAGCATGCGGGATACGATGAGCCTGTACTACGGCGTCTCTCGCATCAAGCTTCCGGATATCCCGGTGAAGAACGTCATGGTCAAGGACGTCATCACCGCGTTCCACAAGACGCCCGTCTCCGACTGCGCCAAGAAGATGCGCCGCAACCGCATCGAGCAGGTGCCCGTTATCACGGCGGACAATAAGCTGGACGGCCTCCTGCTGGACAGGGACCTGCTGACCGTGCTCGTGCACCAGGAAGAGTAA